GAAGCGTCACGTTTGCGTCCCCCGGCGGCGGGCACCTGTCAGGCATGAGCACGTCATACACGCCCGGAACGCATCGGGACACGCCCGTCGAGGAGCCCACCCTGGGCGCCCTCGTCCACGACCTGAGCGAGCAGACCTCGGCGCTGGTCCGCAGCGAGGTGGAGCTGGCCAAGGCCGAGCTCGCCGCCAAGGGGAAGAGCGCCGGGATGGGGGCGGGGCTGTTCGGCGCCGCCGGGCTGCTCGGCTTCTTCGCCGCCGCCGTGCTGATCACCACCGCGATCCTGGCGCTCGACCTGGCGCTTCCGGCCTGGCTCGCCGCGCTGATCGTCGGCGTGGTGCTCCTCGCCGCCGCCGGGATCGCGGCGCTGCTGGGCAAGAAGAAGGTCGCCGACGCCGGTTCGCCGGTGCCGGAGCGCGCCGCCCACGGCGTCAAGCAGGACGTCGCCACCCTCAAGGGGGGTCAGGCATGAGCAGCGACCTGAACGGCAGCCGGGCCAGCGTCGACACCGGGCCGCCCACCTCCAGCGACCCCACGATCGCCGCCAAGGAGCGCGAGGTCGAGCGGCAGCGCGAGCAGCTCGCCGAGACCGTCGACGCGCTGCACGCCAAGCTCGACGTCAAGGCCCAGGCGCGTGCGCGCGTCGACGCCGCACGGGCCCGCGCCACCACGCCCTCGGGCCGGCCGCGGCCCGAGGTGCTCGCCGGTGCGGCCGTGGCGGTGCTCGGCGTGGTGGTTCTGGTCTGGTGGCGCCGCCGCTGACCCGGCCGCTTGACCGCTGCTGAGAACCGGCCCGAACCGCCCGGAACAACGGCACGCCCGCGTCCGTTGAACAGGGCAGCGGATCACTAGGATGGGTCCGCGGCCCCAGGCTCCCCAGATCGGGGAGCCTCCGGCCTCCAAGGAGGAGACCACATGCGCAGCAGCAACCCCGTGTTCTCGCGCGCGGACGGCTTCAACGGCCGTGGCAGCGCGAGCGGCATGAGCTACCCCACCCAGGGGTCCCCGCAGTACGCCCCGCCCGCTCCCCAGTACGGCGGCCAGCAGTACGGCGGCCCGACCGGCGGTGCGCCGACCGGCTACGCGCCCGCCTCCACCGAGCGGATGACGATCGACTCGGTCGTCCAGAAGACCGGGCTCACCCTCGGTGTCGTCGTGGTCGTGGCCGTCGCGACCTGGTTCCTGACCGGGCCGATCACCGACCCGCAGGCCCTGACCACCCTCTACACCCTGTCGATGGTCGGCGCCCTCGGCGGCTTCGCGCTGTCGATGGTGAACTCCTTCAAGCGGGTCGTCTCCCCGGGCCTGGTGCTCGCCTACGCGGCGCTCGAGGGCATCTTCGTCGGCGCGTTCAGCAAGGCGATGGAGGCCCAGTTCGGCTCCGGTGACGGCACCGGCCTCGTGATGGGCGCCGTGGCCGGAACCTTCGCGGCGGTCGCCGGCACGCTGGCGGCGTACAAGTTCTTCGACATCAAGGTCGGCCAGAAGTTCCGCACCTGGGTCGTCGCGGCGATGTTCGGCTTCGTCGCCGTCTCGCTGCTCGACTTCGTGCTCGGCTTCTTCAGCGCCGACATCGGCGTCAACGGGTTCGGCGGGATGGGCCTGGTGATGAGCCTGGTCGGCCTGGGTCTCGGCGTGCTGATGCTGATCCTCGACTTCGACTTCGTCGAGCGGGGTGTCGCGGCCGGTCTGCCGGAGCGCGAGTCGTGGCGTGCGGCGTTCGGCCTGACCGTCACCATCATCTGGATCTACATCGAGCTGCTCCGGATCCTGGCGATCCTGCGCGGCAACGACTGACCTGCACCGTCGACCGGCGCCCCCTACCCGTTGCGGGTGGGGGGCGCCGGTCGTTCGACGGGTGGTGCGGCTCAGGCCGGCTCGGCGGCCCTGTCGGGGCTCTCGGCGGCGTCGGCACCGTCGGGCTGGGACTCGACCTCGGTGGTCGGGGTCTCGGCGTCGGCCTCGGGCTGGCGGCGCCGGCGCCGGATCTGCACCCAGCGGCCGCGCGCGCCGCGCCGGGCGCCGGCCACCTCGGTGCCGTCGATCTCGGTGCCCGGGACCTTGCTCGCCTCGACCGCGGCCTGCGCCACCGGCAGCACCGTCTCGCCGCGGAACGCCTCGGGGACCAGCTCTTCGAACGGGATCACCCCGACGGCGGCGAGCACCGAGGGCAGCAGCACCGAGGCGAGGCTGGAGTAGCCGGCCGCGGAGGGGTGGAACCGGTCCGGGCCGAAGAACAGCGTCGGCGTCGCCTCGAACTCCGGTCCGAGGACCGACCCGAGCGACACCGTCCGGCCCCCGGCCTCGACCACGGCGATCGTCTGGGCGGCCGCGAGCCGGCGCGACCAGTGCCGGGCGATCTGCTTCAGCGGCGGTGCGATCGGCTCGATGGTCCCGAGGTCCGGGCAGGTGCCCACGACGACCTCCACGTCGGCCTCGCGCAGCCGGCGTACGCCGTCGGCGAGCAGCCGCACGGACTCCGAGGGCCGCCGGGTGTGGGTGACGTCGTTGGCGCCGACCAGGATCACCGCGACGTCCGGCTGCACCGGCAGCGCCGCGTCGATCTGCCGGGCCAGGTCACGGGTCTGCGCTCCCACGAACGCGAACGAGCGCAGGAAGACCCGGCGCTCCGCGCCCTCGGCGAGCCCCGAGGCGAGGTGGGCGCCGGGGGTCTCCTGGACGCTCTCCACGCCGTAGCCGGCGGCCGAGGAGTCGCCGAGCAGCACCATCTTCAGGGCGGGCCCGGGTCGACCGTGGCCGTACCAGCCGGTCGCGTCCGGCGGCGTGCCGTCCGCGTTGCCGATCATGCGGCGCGCCATCAGCGCCTCGGTCCGCAGCACGCCGTACAGGGAGGCGCCGGCCAGCGACAGGCCGCCGCCGCCGTACGCGGCAGCCGCCGCCAGCTTCCGTGCCGCCGCTGCCTTGCCCACGCCCCCCATCGTAGAGGTGAGCCCTAGACTCACGGCGTGCGCTACGTGAACTCACTCCTGGACCTGGTCGGCAACACCCCGCTGGTGCGGCTGCACCACGTCGTCCCTCCGGGCGACGACGCCCCGCTGGTGCTCGCGAAGGTGGAGTACCTCAACCCGGGCGGATC
The DNA window shown above is from Nocardioides mesophilus and carries:
- a CDS encoding phage holin family protein, with the translated sequence MSTSYTPGTHRDTPVEEPTLGALVHDLSEQTSALVRSEVELAKAELAAKGKSAGMGAGLFGAAGLLGFFAAAVLITTAILALDLALPAWLAALIVGVVLLAAAGIAALLGKKKVADAGSPVPERAAHGVKQDVATLKGGQA
- a CDS encoding DUF3618 domain-containing protein, which codes for MSSDLNGSRASVDTGPPTSSDPTIAAKEREVERQREQLAETVDALHAKLDVKAQARARVDAARARATTPSGRPRPEVLAGAAVAVLGVVVLVWWRRR
- a CDS encoding Bax inhibitor-1/YccA family protein, which translates into the protein MRSSNPVFSRADGFNGRGSASGMSYPTQGSPQYAPPAPQYGGQQYGGPTGGAPTGYAPASTERMTIDSVVQKTGLTLGVVVVVAVATWFLTGPITDPQALTTLYTLSMVGALGGFALSMVNSFKRVVSPGLVLAYAALEGIFVGAFSKAMEAQFGSGDGTGLVMGAVAGTFAAVAGTLAAYKFFDIKVGQKFRTWVVAAMFGFVAVSLLDFVLGFFSADIGVNGFGGMGLVMSLVGLGLGVLMLILDFDFVERGVAAGLPERESWRAAFGLTVTIIWIYIELLRILAILRGND
- a CDS encoding SGNH/GDSL hydrolase family protein → MGGVGKAAAARKLAAAAAYGGGGLSLAGASLYGVLRTEALMARRMIGNADGTPPDATGWYGHGRPGPALKMVLLGDSSAAGYGVESVQETPGAHLASGLAEGAERRVFLRSFAFVGAQTRDLARQIDAALPVQPDVAVILVGANDVTHTRRPSESVRLLADGVRRLREADVEVVVGTCPDLGTIEPIAPPLKQIARHWSRRLAAAQTIAVVEAGGRTVSLGSVLGPEFEATPTLFFGPDRFHPSAAGYSSLASVLLPSVLAAVGVIPFEELVPEAFRGETVLPVAQAAVEASKVPGTEIDGTEVAGARRGARGRWVQIRRRRRQPEADAETPTTEVESQPDGADAAESPDRAAEPA